The proteins below come from a single Euzebyales bacterium genomic window:
- a CDS encoding vitamin B12-dependent ribonucleotide reductase, with protein sequence ELRDAVLKNWRDGSISFEQRGVEFPASWSMMATQIVSQKYFRGTLGTPEREHSVRQMIDRVADTITGWGLDGGYFADEDTAEVFNAELKHLLVHQKAAFNSPVWFNVGVEPEPQCSACFILSVEDEMSSILNWYVEEGTIFKGGSGSGVNLSRIRSSKEQLRGGGQASGPVSFMRGADASAGTIKSGGKTRRAAKMVILDVDHPDIEEFVWCKQREELKARALREAGFDMDLDGLDSASIQYQNANNSVRVTDAFMRAVERGTDWDLSAVTTGETIKSLPAADLMRQIAQAAWECADPGIQYDTTINDWHTTPNAGRINGSNPCSEYMHLDNSACNLASLNLRTFESGGVFDVESFRRAVEIVFTAQEILVSNSSYPTEAIGVNARAYRQLGLGYANLGGLLMSQGIPYDSDEGRAWAAAITALMTGQAYRTSVELAKVQGPFDGYEADWDGMLRVLTKHRDALSVIDRELAPAYVLDAARTAWSETVDHARDQGVRNAQATVLAPTGTIGLMMDCDTTGIEPDLGLVKMKKLVGGGSMRIVNQTVPVALTHLGYQSEQVEAIVAYIDDHATVEGAPAFKPEHLPVFDCAMGERSIAPMGHVRMMAAVQPWISGAISKTVNMPESATVEDVEHIYMEGWRLGLKALAIYRDNCKVAQPLSVSRRNKADKSATATDEEAAQAGIVRRRLPRQRPAQTFSFTVGDAEGYMTAGEYPGDGLGEIFVNLGKQGSTLSGVMDAFAISVSIGLQYGVPLEAFVSKFINMRFEPAGMTDDSEVKFASSIVDYMFRRLAIEYLPPDTRHQLNIYTMQERIAQLDGGSAPAPMAADDAMPKVDAEGQTVLPVTPEHPVDDNYSNAPMCYQCGVSMVRAGSCHCCPQCGTTSGCS encoded by the coding sequence CACCGCGGAGGTCTTCAACGCGGAGCTCAAGCACCTGCTGGTGCACCAGAAGGCTGCCTTCAACTCCCCGGTGTGGTTCAACGTCGGCGTCGAGCCCGAGCCCCAGTGCTCGGCCTGCTTCATCCTGTCGGTCGAGGACGAGATGTCGTCGATCCTCAACTGGTACGTCGAGGAGGGCACCATCTTCAAGGGGGGGTCCGGCTCGGGGGTCAACCTATCGCGCATCCGGTCGTCAAAGGAGCAGCTGCGCGGTGGCGGGCAAGCCAGTGGCCCAGTCAGCTTCATGCGTGGCGCTGATGCGTCGGCGGGCACCATCAAGAGCGGCGGCAAGACCCGCCGTGCGGCCAAGATGGTCATCCTCGACGTCGATCACCCCGACATCGAGGAGTTCGTGTGGTGCAAGCAGCGTGAGGAGCTCAAGGCGCGGGCACTGCGCGAGGCCGGCTTCGACATGGATCTCGACGGGCTCGACTCGGCGTCCATCCAGTACCAGAACGCCAACAACTCGGTCAGGGTCACCGACGCGTTCATGCGGGCCGTCGAACGCGGCACCGACTGGGATCTGTCCGCGGTCACGACCGGCGAGACCATCAAGTCGCTGCCGGCGGCGGACCTGATGCGCCAGATCGCCCAGGCGGCGTGGGAGTGCGCAGATCCAGGAATTCAATACGACACAACAATCAATGATTGGCACACAACGCCAAACGCTGGACGCATCAATGGATCTAATCCATGTTCAGAGTACATGCATCTCGATAATTCAGCGTGCAACCTGGCGTCGCTGAATCTGCGGACGTTCGAGTCCGGTGGCGTCTTCGACGTCGAGTCGTTCCGCCGCGCTGTCGAGATCGTCTTCACCGCGCAGGAGATCCTCGTCTCCAACTCGAGCTACCCCACAGAGGCGATCGGGGTCAACGCCCGCGCTTATCGGCAGCTCGGCCTGGGGTACGCCAACCTGGGTGGCCTGCTGATGAGCCAGGGCATCCCCTACGACTCCGACGAGGGACGTGCGTGGGCGGCGGCGATCACGGCGCTGATGACCGGCCAGGCGTACCGCACGTCGGTCGAGCTGGCGAAGGTGCAGGGCCCGTTCGACGGCTACGAGGCCGACTGGGACGGCATGCTGCGGGTGCTCACCAAGCACCGCGATGCATTGTCGGTCATCGACCGCGAGCTTGCGCCCGCCTACGTCCTCGATGCCGCGCGCACCGCGTGGAGCGAGACGGTTGATCACGCGCGGGACCAGGGTGTGCGCAACGCCCAGGCCACGGTGCTGGCTCCTACGGGCACCATCGGCCTCATGATGGACTGCGACACCACCGGCATCGAGCCCGATCTCGGGCTGGTCAAGATGAAGAAGCTGGTCGGTGGCGGATCGATGAGGATCGTCAACCAGACTGTCCCCGTCGCCCTGACCCACCTGGGCTACCAGTCCGAGCAGGTCGAGGCGATCGTCGCCTACATCGACGATCACGCGACGGTCGAGGGCGCGCCGGCGTTCAAGCCGGAGCACCTGCCGGTCTTCGACTGCGCGATGGGGGAGCGGTCGATCGCGCCGATGGGCCACGTCCGCATGATGGCCGCCGTCCAGCCCTGGATCAGCGGCGCGATCTCCAAGACCGTCAACATGCCCGAGTCGGCGACCGTTGAGGACGTCGAGCACATCTACATGGAGGGCTGGCGTCTCGGCCTGAAGGCGCTGGCGATCTACCGCGACAACTGCAAGGTCGCCCAGCCGCTGTCGGTGAGTCGCAGGAACAAGGCAGACAAGTCGGCGACGGCCACGGACGAGGAGGCTGCGCAGGCCGGCATCGTCCGGCGGCGGCTGCCACGGCAGCGTCCGGCACAGACCTTCTCATTCACGGTCGGCGACGCCGAGGGCTACATGACGGCGGGGGAATACCCGGGCGACGGTCTCGGGGAGATCTTCGTCAACCTCGGCAAGCAGGGCTCGACGCTGTCTGGTGTCATGGACGCGTTCGCCATCAGCGTGAGCATCGGGCTGCAGTACGGCGTACCGCTCGAGGCGTTCGTCTCGAAGTTCATCAACATGCGCTTCGAGCCTGCCGGCATGACGGACGACTCGGAGGTCAAGTTCGCCTCATCGATCGTCGACTACATGTTCAGGCGCCTGGCGATCGAGTACCTGCCCCCCGACACCCGTCACCAGCTCAACATCTACACGATGCAGGAGCGCATCGCCCAGCTCGACGGGGGCAGCGCGCCCGCCCCGATGGCGGCCGATGACGCCATGCCGAAGGTCGACGCCGAGGGCCAGACGGTCCTGCCGGTCACGCCCGAGCACCCGGTCGACGACAACTACTCGAACGCGCCGATGTGCTACCAGTGCGGTGTGTCGATGGTCCGGGCCGGCTCGTGCCACTGCTGCCCGCAGTGTGGCACGACGAGTGGCTGCAGCTGA